GGAGTTAAACTTGTAAGAAGAAATTACGCAGATTCAGTCTTGTCtgtttattgaataaatcaaTCCTaggtaaagagaaaagaaaactaggTTTGAGGACAGAGGCTGGGGGTGAGCGAAGTCCTCGGCCCCTGTGGTGTGAGGGGAGGGGTCACTTGTAAAACTCATGCTCCTGTTCGTCCTTCTTGATGACCGTCTTGTATGCTTTCTCAAAGTCCTTGGCCAGAACAATGTAGCGGTTCTCACGGACAGCCAACATTCCACTCTGTTGAGGAATGAGAGTTAAAAGCTACTCCCTTCATTCTCCGCCCCTAGTGATGATGGAGGAAGACAGACTCAGCCCAAgacccagggagggaaggagggacagaaGGATTGCAGCAGAGTGGTCTCAAGGAGGAAGGGTCTTCTCACACCCTCTGCCCCATCCAGAGAGAAAACATTACTCACCTCTTGACAAATGGAGTTAATATCAGCTCCTGAAATCTTATCTGGTCGGGCCACATCTGTGGCAAGTGAATTAAGGAAATCACTCCCTGCATCGGACGGGGTGAATGCCTGGAGCCAGAAGTCATCCTTGGGGTGTTTTTGTCACCACCACTCCTCCCTGGACTTTGGCCTCCCACCTGCACAATCTGGGTGGTGATGATGACAGAGGAGATGAAGATCCAATCCCCATTCCCAGCTGTGATCCTCCCCTCACTTCTAGAGCAGGATACAGTCTTCCAAGTCAACTTCCTCAGAAAGATTCATCTTGCTGGTGATAGTGGAGAAAATCAGTCTCTTCTGGCGGCGGTCAGGGAGTGGAAATTCAATTTTACGGTCAAGGCGTCCTGGCCGTAGCAGGGCAGGATCCAGGGTGTCTGCTCTGTTTGTGGCCATGATCACCTGGCATTGGGGGACAGGCCGGCTCAGACCTCTGTCCCCACTACACCCTCCATCCCATCGTGATACCTGCCTTCTCATCTGCCAGCCTCCACCTTTCCCTGATTTTCACACCACACCTCCCCTTGCCCATCCTGAACTCCAAACCTTGACATTGACATTCTGGTCAAATCCATCCATTTGATTCAGTAGCTCCAGCAGGATTCTCTGAACTTCCCTGTCAGCTGGTGAATGAGTAACATGGTCAGCCAGCAGCTCAGCAAGCTTGCCCAAGACCCCAGGCCCTGTTTGGGCATCACTCACCCCCAGTCTGGGCATCGAATCTCTTGGTGGCGATGGCATCAATCTCATCTATGAAGATGATGGCAGGCGCGTTCTCCTTGGCCAGGCGGAACACGTCCCGGACCATGCGGGGGCCCTCGCCCAGGTACTTCTGTACAAACTCCGAGCCCACGACCCGGATAAATGCAGCTGATGGCAGGATGACAGGGGTTACATGAGGACAGGTCTCCTGCAGGGCCTGGTGCTGCTTTAACAAAACAGAACTCCCCGAGGATGTCCCTTTCTTTGGACACCCACTCCAAAGAGCCAGGTCATTCTCTCAAGCCCTGGGCTGAGTCTTAGATCCAGTCAGGAGGACCAGCTCCCTCTTGTACCCCACAGCGACCCAGCAGCCCAAATAATAAATCCTGCCCACAATTATGTCATTTTTTTGCccagcatttaaaaatcagaatttttttaaaatgtgtctgtGCTCCAATATGCCTAAAACACTAGAGCTAGAGACATTCATGGAAtccaacatacaaaaaaaagatttccagagtgcttgaaaaatcagtaagaaacagATTTTCCATACTCTAAAGCATCTTGCCTCACCAAGAGCTCAGTTCCATTTGCTGTAAGGACCCACTTTTGAATATCATGCAAGAGTCAAGTACACAAGTACTTATTCGGACATAATCAACAAGTGGCAGTGGGGTTGAAGACAAGTTTGTTCTGAGCCTGCCTCTCCATTCTAATTCTTCTTAGATTTTAGCTTGTTTGTTAGTGACTGGATGTAGTTTTATGTCACAGGGAGCAACCTCCAGGACCCTCCTTCCAGCTACCATAGAGAAGGGATGCACAAAGTCCACTATGTAGACCTGGTGGTTTTATGTCATAAACTAGGAGTTGTGCAAGTCACAGCCCTGCCCATCTCTAATATGGTGatcactggccacatgtggctactgagcaacCAAAATGTGGCTGATCCAAAGTGAGATGTGCTATGAATGTGAAATATACACCAGATTTCAAAAGTCTTAGGACCAAAAAAGTAATATATCTCAATAATTGTCCATCAGCAAATGAATGGGGTAGATAAAATGTGCtgtatacacacagtggaatattatttggccttcaaaaggaagtaaattctgacacatgctacgaCATGGATGAGCCCTgaagacactatgctaagtgaaacaagccagtcacaaaaagacaaatactgtatgattcatcCACGTATATGGtacccagaacaggcaaattcatgGACGGAAAGTAGAAGAGATGTCGTCAAGGACTGCAGGGAGGGAGAAACGGAGTTAGTTTAATGGGTATGggatttcagtttgggatgatgaacaagttctggaaatggatgcaggtgatggttgcacaacattgtgaatatacttgATGCCACTTATAAATGTTTATAagttggttaaaatggtaaatttcatgttatatatattttactgcaataaaaaattataggatgtagagtagataaacaagattatactgtatagcacaggtaaatacaagatcttatggtaactcacagcgaaaaaaatgtgacaatggatatatatatgttcatgtataactgaaaaattgtgctctacactggaatttgacacaacattgtaaaatgactataactcgataaacaaatgttaaaaaaattgtagGAAAACTCAAATTCTGTATCTGCTGTGTGTCAAAATAATATTTGAGTATGCtggttaaataaaaaaattattttagactaagttcacctatttcttttaacctgctttttaaaacatgagtactttaaaaatttaaattatatgtgtaGCTTGCagtgtacagttgacccttaaacaacatggGTTTGGGGTGCCGACCCTCTGTGCAGTAGGAAATGGGTATAATGTTAGAGCTGGCCTCATAGCTACACTTCTGCATCTGTGGATCCATCCAACTTTGGATCATGTGAAAAAATCCGATGTGAGTAGACCCCTGCAGTTCAAGCCCCTGTTATTCAAGAGTCAACTATATTTCTATTGAACCCTGCCTGTCTAAAACCACCTTGCTCTCAGGACATCAAATGAAGTCTCTTGGATTAGCACTAAGACCATGTCTGTTCACGCCCTTTCTGATCTCCTCAGCCTCgcctcctggacctgcacagcccATTCAACAGTTACTTTCTGAGCACCAACCACAGTGCGGTTATTGGGCGGGCACTggggaaaaaatgacaaatgcacaagatccctgcccttgtggagttTAGTCACAGTCAACTCAGGGCTCCCCAAATGGGCTCTTTCCCACCCCCTGGCCTCTGCACAGGCTATTCCCTGTCTTGGATGCCCTCACCCAACTGTGTGCCTGACAGAGTCCTCTTGCCTTGCCTCCTCTGGGAACCCCAACCTGAGAGGCCCAGGATGGACTGACACCCTTAGGGCAATCCCACtaccctccctgcttccctggaGCATTTGCTACTCTGCAGACTGTCCCCATTTGGGCTCACCTCCAACCATGACCCCCTTGCTCACTTGGCTTCAGCTGCAGGGGCCTCCTCACTGTTCTTGGAAAACTAAGCACACTCCTGCCTCAAGGCCCTTACACCACAGAGTCCCTCAGCCTGACACACTCCCACCCCCAGACGTCCATGGGACTTATTCCCTCAAGGCTTCTTCTGGGTCTTTATGTAAATGTCATCTCAGAAAAGTCTTCTCTGACCAGCCCCAGTACCAGCACTTCAAGTTGCAACCCCTGTTAATTCCTTATCCCCTGGCCCTGCTTAGTTGTTCTCTTCGGGCATTTAGCACCACACAACATATAAtctatttatttctctgtttaaGTGCTTCCTCAACTAAGACATCAGCTCCACGAGGAATGGAGACTTTGTTCTGTTCACTGCCATGTCTTCTGCACCCAGAACACAACTTGGTACATACTAGGtgcaataaatattaactgaatGACTGAGTTCTacatgtttatttcctttttccccaGCCACACAGGGAGAGTCTCCAACGCAGGGGACATGTCTGACTCATCACTGTATCCCAGCACCTGGGAGAGCAGAAGTTCAGTGAAGTTCAAGCAAAGGAATAAGCGTGACAATGGCTAACACTTACGGTCCACTTACTACCTGCCAGGTATGGTTCTAGAAGCTCTTTATTGATTAAATCCTCTGAATAATCcagaaaattaagaaatgagAGTCACAGAGAGGCTAACTTGCCAAGTAGTTACGTAAACTAACTTACATAAGCAGTTTTACGGGGGCCAGatttcaaacccaggcagcctggcccagAAAACACACTGCTCTCTACTGCTCCCTGGGTTATGTGTGTTAAGATTTTAAGATGCACAGAGCCCTGTCTTTAGGCTTTGCAGTCACACAGTGACTTTCAGACATTTTCAGACACATTGTTTGAAACCTACAAGTAGAAGCACACTTATAAACCACCACAGCAtacatgtgtgcacgtgtgtgtgtgttatgtttcACAAACAATACGAGCTCTTACTATGTGGGGTGGACTCTGAGGTTTTCTAttctatctcatttttttaaatgctggtagcaacccaggattttttttttttaattttttggaggtaggtaattaggtttgtttgtctgtttgtttttaatggaggtattggggattcaacctaggaccttgtacatgctaggcatgcactctaccactgagctataccctccccacaacccaGGAATTTGAATTCATAATTACTAATGGGTCATGAGCTGCTGTAGGAAAaacatggcattatttcattaattcctCACAATCATGCTGTGAAGGAGTCTCCTATTAGATGAGGCACAACAGTGCAGTCACCTCCCCAGTAAGGCACAGCCAGTTAGTAAGACACACACTGGGGCTTTGACCCCAGAGCCCATGCCACTGGGCCACGCCACTTCCTGGGGAGGATGATGAGAGCTGAAAGCAAGGTCAGAAAAGCCCCAAAGGTCAAAGCTTGGGGGAGGAGCCAAGCGGCTCACCTGTCGTATGATGAGCCACAGCCTTTGCCAACATGGTCTTCCCGCAGCCAGGCGGGCCATACATGAGGACGCCTCGGGGAGGGTCAATGCCGATCTGAAGCACAGaggtggggaaagaaggatgagctAGGGGTCTGTCAACCTGAGCCCCAGTGGAGccagcctctccctctcccctgccaGCCCCAGCTCCGCACCTGCTTGTAGAGTTCGAAGTGCGTAAGCGGGAGCTCCACGGCCTCCCGCACCTCCTGCTTCTGGATGTCCATGCCCCCGATGTCCGCATACATCACGTCTGGCTTCTGGTCTGGTGGGAGAGCAGAGCTGGAGCTCCCAGCCTGGCCCACAGGGTCCCTTCAGGCCTCCCTGACCCTGGGCTCCCTCTCACCTGAGGTGAGCATCATGATGCTGCTGTCAGCCTCAGGAGGCAGCACATCCACTAAGGCATTGCTGTGCTTGTGGAGGGCCACCGAGGCGTTGGGCTTGAGCAGCTCCCGATCAATGGTGCTCAGGATGCGCACGTAGTAGTTGGAGCCTTTGCGAAGAGGACAAGGGAGGGGGAAAGTGAGAAGTGCCAGAACCTCAAAACTGCCCCCTTCCCCCGACCTCACAGTTGCACCTCCAGGCCACCCAGATTGCTCACTAAGACCCCAAATGGCCCTTCTGGCCCCTAGTCTTGCCTCCTCCAGTCCATCCCCCACATTCATGCTAACAACTTCCCCGTCTGTCTGTAGCCCTGAGATCTGGCCCTGAGTGACCAGCAGCCTCCTGAAATTCATCCCCCAGGATGTCCCTAGGGTATGTCTCACTCACTGTGTCTCACTCTGTTCTCAGTACCCTTCCCCTATTTGTGCTGCTCCCCTGGGTCTCTGTCTCAGGGAGGACCAAGGTCCCCAGTCACCAGCCAGAGCCCTACGCCTCCTCCTAGATCTTTCTCTACTTCCCTCCACAGCCCATCAGTCACTATGACCTTCCACCAGCCTCCTGAATATCTTTCCAACCaatcccctctctcctccccagggaCCTGCCCTGATTCAGCTCCATCCTCTCCCAGCTAGGTCTCTGCACCAGACTCCTTGCTCACCCAGCCTCCAGTCTCACCTCTCCAGTCCACTTTCAACATTTATGTTGAAAAGAGACACCCATCTCTTtctagcctcagtttctcccttgACCTTCAGACCTGGCTGTCCAGCATCCTCTCAGACACCTCCTTGTGATGTCTCACGCTGCCCTCACTGTCTCCCTGCAAACCTACTTTTCTGCCCATGTCACCATCTCAGGGATAGCCTCACTGTCCCCCTGAGTCCTACAGATCAAAGACACAGGCCTCATTTTAGATATCTGCCCCCCTTCACTACCTCACCACCAGACCATCAGTCCAAGTCCAGGCCCAGTCACACATCTTTCCCCAGAGGCTTTACAAGAATATGGCTTGGTCCAaaggagcagaggccagaagcagGAAAAGACAGACAAGACACAGGGACAACAGCCATCATGAAGGTAGAGCCCAGACCCACATTAATAAAAGTAGCTACAGTATATCGAGTCCTCACCAGAACTCAATCTCTTAACACCTCACCCACAGTTTCAAATTTGCAGATCCCAACCTAGTAGTAGTTGTGAAATCAATTTAGAAGATTATGACCAGAACATTGTTTAAAACAGAGCAGACTAGAACAGAATGGAAAACTAATTAGGGCATGTCACACATAGTAAGGCCAACTATCATCTGGTttattatataagttatatacacatacacactgagaaagagagagaacataaaatatatttccacTTTTGCATCAGGCTCATAATGTTCTGAAAAACACCATTACACTGTCTTACCTCCTTTGCCACTGTAAGTTCCGGGCACATGGCAGGAAACAGTTAACAGCTGATGAGTGAACAGATGCCTGAATGAGCCCGCCCCCATCTCCCCTTTCCCACACACCTGTGGTAGAGCCCACGATGGCTGTATTCTGATCCACAGCCTCCAGAAACTGCCCGATAACCAGTGGGATGCTCTGGATTCGCTTCACCTCCTCCTGAGCATGGAGgaattccttctttaggttcTTTTGCTCATCCTTGATGTACTCCTCCTGCACCTCCAGGAATTCTAGCTCTTGCTGCAGCTTCTGtgagcagagagaggacaggTAGGGGATGGACTCCAGGCCTTGCTGAGCCAGGGAGTGGTAGAAGGCAGAGGAAGTATGGGATACTAGGCCCTGTGCAGGGTCCATACTGGGGCTGCATGTACCTTGTAGCGGCTGTACAGGTCCTCCAGGTCCTCAGGCTCAGGCCCCAGGAAGGACAGGCCAGTCTGGGGCCGTGACACAGACAGGGCTGGGATCTCATCCTAGAGTAAGGAGGGAAACTCAGGTTGGGAAAAGAGGGTCCCCTCATGAAAGAATCTTAGATCCCTCTCCCCACTTCACCATGAAGTCACTTGGCCCCTAACAGGCTCCTGCCATCATTCAGCTTCCTAAATAGATCCTGTAAACCTCTCAGCCCCCTAAACAGGTTCCTGAAGTCACCTAGCTCCTAACAGGCCCCTGTCAACCAGCCTTCCAAACAGATCTTTTGTTATCATATGCTACTTGTAACATGTTCCCAATGTCACCCAATTCCCAACTAGGGCCTAAATGTGTCATCAGCTCATTACCAGACCCCCCCCAATACCCTCCATCCCTCCTCAACAGGTTCCTAATGTCATACAGCTCTCTCAATTGACTGTTGAAGTTGCCATACCTTCAAACAGCCCTGGCATTACTCCATTACCCCCAAAAGATCCCTCATGTCACAGAACTTCAACTCACATTAGGCCCTCATGTCATGCATCTCCCCAGGTAGGCCTCAAACATCACTCGGCCAGACCACAGATATTACCTGGCCCTCCAACACCAGCTGAGCCCTGATCATCAGTCAactccccagcccagcctcagatACCACTGGGCCCCATGGCCGGGTCCCATACATCACTCACCACCCGACCCATCCCCAATCCCGAGGGGCgactgatgtcactgagcacTCCCAGTTACACCTTGAAATCATTCAGTCCCAAACAACCTCTAACGTCATCCATTCCCAAGCCCCGCTTTCCAAGCCTTACTGCCCTCCTAACATCACTCAGACACCCAGCCAGGCCTCGGGACGGCACGAAGCTCTTCCCTGAGGCCTCCGAAATCACCCAGATCCAGGCCTGGATCTCCGAGGTCACTCGGCACCCCATTCAGGAAGGCTTCGCCCTCTCCCCACGAGCCAGGCCCACCAGACCTGAGCTTTCTCCACCAGGATGCCTATCTCCTCCATAGTGACCAAGCCGGCCTCTGTGTGGCCCGGCCTAATCCAGTCACCGCTTCCGCTGACGCCACCGGAAAGCCAGGGCCTGAGTGGATTCTGGGGAACGTAGTTTAAGACAACGCTGAGAGCGGGCTGGATGGGCCGGATGGGCCAGAAAGTGGAGGGAGGGGCGACCGCGTCCTGGGTCCCGCCCTTAAGATACGCCCCTGCGCACTCCGTACCTCGCGGGAGCGTCGGCGGGCCGAGGGAGACGCGTGTGCGCAGTAGCGCGCAGTGGCGCCGTGTCGCGGGGCATCCTCGGGCGCACGTGTTCTCGCCAGCAGGCGGCGCTGCCCTCATTGTTCTTTCAACTGAGGAATTTCTCAGAGATCTCAGTCTGATGGCCAAGTGCTCTTTCCTGTTTACTGGCGGGACTGAAGATACCTTGGGCTGGGTTCCGTAGAACAGGTCTTTTAGGGGGTCTGCACGTGGGCTGCGGCCGAGAATTGCCCCCACGCGGGGGCGAGAAGACCCGGGCTGCCCTAAAGTACTTCTTCTTGTCTCCATCCCCGGGGTGCTGAGCCCCAAGCCCACCATTACCGGGAATCAAGTAGAAGCCACGCACTAGGGCTGGAG
This genomic interval from Vicugna pacos chromosome 9, VicPac4, whole genome shotgun sequence contains the following:
- the PSMC4 gene encoding 26S proteasome regulatory subunit 6B, producing MEEIGILVEKAQDEIPALSVSRPQTGLSFLGPEPEDLEDLYSRYKKLQQELEFLEVQEEYIKDEQKNLKKEFLHAQEEVKRIQSIPLVIGQFLEAVDQNTAIVGSTTGSNYYVRILSTIDRELLKPNASVALHKHSNALVDVLPPEADSSIMMLTSDQKPDVMYADIGGMDIQKQEVREAVELPLTHFELYKQIGIDPPRGVLMYGPPGCGKTMLAKAVAHHTTAAFIRVVGSEFVQKYLGEGPRMVRDVFRLAKENAPAIIFIDEIDAIATKRFDAQTGADREVQRILLELLNQMDGFDQNVNVKVIMATNRADTLDPALLRPGRLDRKIEFPLPDRRQKRLIFSTITSKMNLSEEVDLEDYVARPDKISGADINSICQESGMLAVRENRYIVLAKDFEKAYKTVIKKDEQEHEFYK